A genome region from Campylobacter concisus includes the following:
- the fliI gene encoding flagellar protein export ATPase FliI has protein sequence MSLEHINLKLKEGVKLSNTFGIITKITATTIEITGLRPSIGDIVRIVAKDKSKNGLGMVTQIKTDGAYISPFGFVEGFRIGDFVYESDQGMNIPVGPNLLGRVVDPFMKPIDGKGAIETTEYMPIMRAPIDAMKRGLINEPFSVGIKTIDGLLTCGKGQKLGIFAGSGVGKSTLMSMIVKNTLAPIKVVALIGERGREVPEFIEKNLGGDLEGTVIIVATSDDSSLMRKYGAFCAMSVAEYFKQQGNDVLFIMDSVTRFAMAQREIGLALGEPPTSKGYPPSSLTLLPQLMERAGKEEGKGSITAFFTVLVEGDDMSDPIADQSRSILDGHIVLSRELTDFGIYPPINIQNSASRVMGDVIGKEHKLNAMKFKRLYSLLKENEVLLRIGAYQKGSDKELDLAISKKEFMESFLKQSSEEAFALEEVEELLDKINQ, from the coding sequence TTGAGCTTAGAGCACATAAATTTAAAGCTTAAAGAGGGTGTGAAACTCTCAAACACCTTTGGCATCATAACTAAGATTACAGCTACGACTATTGAGATAACTGGACTTCGCCCAAGCATCGGCGACATCGTACGGATAGTTGCAAAAGACAAAAGCAAAAACGGCCTTGGCATGGTTACGCAAATAAAAACAGATGGTGCATATATCAGCCCGTTTGGCTTTGTCGAGGGCTTTAGGATAGGTGACTTCGTCTATGAGAGCGATCAAGGTATGAATATACCAGTAGGGCCAAATTTACTTGGGCGCGTGGTCGATCCATTTATGAAGCCGATTGACGGCAAAGGAGCGATCGAGACGACTGAATATATGCCGATCATGAGAGCACCTATAGATGCGATGAAAAGGGGGCTTATAAATGAGCCATTTAGCGTTGGGATAAAGACGATAGATGGGCTACTTACTTGTGGTAAAGGGCAAAAGCTGGGAATTTTCGCAGGCTCAGGTGTGGGCAAATCAACCCTTATGAGCATGATCGTAAAAAACACACTAGCACCGATAAAAGTAGTCGCACTAATAGGCGAGCGTGGTCGCGAGGTACCTGAATTTATAGAAAAAAACCTAGGCGGCGACCTGGAGGGTACGGTCATCATCGTAGCAACCAGCGATGATAGCTCGCTCATGCGAAAGTACGGCGCATTTTGCGCGATGAGCGTAGCTGAGTACTTCAAACAACAAGGGAATGACGTGCTTTTCATCATGGATAGCGTGACACGTTTTGCGATGGCACAGCGTGAGATCGGCCTTGCACTTGGCGAGCCACCGACCTCAAAAGGCTATCCGCCAAGTTCGCTCACACTCTTGCCTCAGCTAATGGAGCGCGCTGGCAAAGAGGAGGGCAAGGGCAGTATCACGGCGTTTTTCACCGTGCTTGTCGAGGGCGATGATATGAGCGATCCGATAGCTGACCAAAGCCGCTCTATCCTAGACGGACACATCGTGCTAAGCCGCGAGCTAACGGACTTTGGCATCTACCCACCTATCAATATCCAAAACTCGGCCTCGCGTGTCATGGGTGACGTGATCGGCAAAGAACACAAGCTAAATGCGATGAAATTTAAGCGCCTCTACTCACTTTTAAAAGAAAATGAGGTCCTGCTTCGCATCGGAGCATATCAAAAGGGTAGTGACAAGGAGCTTGACCTTGCGATCTCGAAGAAAGAATTTATGGAGAGCTTCTTAAAACAAAGCTCAGAAGAGGCCTTTGCACTTGAAGAGGTCGAAGAACTACTTGATAAGATCAATCAGTAA
- the folE gene encoding GTP cyclohydrolase I FolE produces the protein MQESFENSVKNMLTIIGEDPNREGLLKTPERVYKAFKFLTSGYEQDPKEVLGDALFTSSNNEMVLMRNIEFYSLCEHHLLPIIGRVHVAYIPNGKVVGLSKIPRMVNIYARRLQIQEQMTEQIAKALEDVIAPKGVGVVVEARHMCVEMRGVQKINSTTTTSALRGCFIKNADTRREFFSLINSPRETHF, from the coding sequence ATGCAAGAGAGTTTTGAAAATTCGGTTAAAAATATGCTAACAATTATAGGCGAGGATCCAAACAGAGAAGGACTTTTAAAAACTCCTGAGCGCGTTTATAAAGCTTTTAAATTTCTAACTAGCGGATACGAGCAGGATCCAAAAGAGGTACTAGGCGACGCGCTATTTACTAGCTCAAATAACGAGATGGTTCTCATGCGAAACATCGAGTTTTACAGCCTTTGTGAGCACCATTTGTTGCCTATTATTGGCCGCGTGCATGTGGCATACATCCCAAATGGCAAGGTCGTGGGACTTAGTAAAATTCCACGCATGGTAAATATCTACGCAAGACGCTTACAAATTCAAGAGCAGATGACCGAGCAGATCGCAAAGGCGCTTGAGGACGTAATAGCTCCAAAAGGCGTTGGTGTAGTGGTTGAGGCTAGGCATATGTGCGTTGAGATGAGGGGTGTGCAAAAGATAAACTCAACCACTACGACCTCGGCTCTTAGGGGCTGCTTTATCAAAAACGCAGACACAAGACGAGAATTTTTCTCGCTTATAAATTCTCCTAGGGAAACGCATTTTTGA